The Primulina tabacum isolate GXHZ01 chromosome 7, ASM2559414v2, whole genome shotgun sequence genome includes a window with the following:
- the LOC142551026 gene encoding putative methyltransferase At1g29790, whose amino-acid sequence MGSCFPSCRIGRIMGWVQVVLGGLVIIVSLSTLVKLYSAGIFLHSDHICPHLYDVKHVVLQEIDFRALAARVDEVLNKMESLQENLESAVHRMNNNKGSISSLEYKEFLEDEVIRPTYRAYIALRQIRFPKIEWSENITLKEDPLINTFVVEEIRKYITPKGNRLGNINIYGSDKVYNTIGHACVLMKKELEEYMDYDVGSYCKDDWNLGQKLMVHGCDPLPRRRCLTRASKLYLRPYSINESLWRIPEGRNVRWSNYQCRNFECLSSKNPKRGYSKCTGCFEMDKEKLKWITNTTLPIDFLIQDVLSIKPGEIRIGLDFGIGTGTFAARMREQNVTVVSTALNLGAPFSETIALRGLIHLYLTLNQRLPFFDNTMDLIHTAGFMDGWLDLQLLDFILFDWDRVLRPGGLLWIDRFFCKRKDLDEYMYMFLQFRYRKHKWALAPKSKDEVFLSALLEKPPRSL is encoded by the coding sequence ATGGGGTCGTGTTTTCCTTCGTGTAGAATAGGAAGAATAATGGGTTGGGTTCAAGTTGTGCTAGGAGGTCTTGTTATAATCGTGAGCTTATCGACACTGGTTAAGCTCTACTCTGCAGGAATTTTCTTACACAGTGACCATATATGTCCCCATCTCTATGATGTTAAGCATGTAGTGCTTCAGGAAATCGATTTCAGAGCTCTAGCAGCTCGAGTAGATGAAGTGCTTAACAAGATGGAAAGCCTCCAAGAGAATCTTGAATCCGCCGTGCATCGAATGAATAACAACAAAGGCAGTATTTCAAGTTTGGAGTACAAGGAGTTCTTGGAAGACGAGGTGATTAGGCCAACCTATAGAGCCTACATTGCTCTCAGGCAAATTCGTTTCCCGAAAATCGAATGGAGCGAAAACATTACTTTAAAAGAGGATCCTTTGATCAATACTTTCGTAGTCGAGGAGATTCGGAAGTACATAACACCTAAAGGGAATAGGTTGGGCAATATCAACATATATGGATCCGATAAGGTCTACAACACGATAGGGCATGCTTGCGTGCTTATGAAGAAAGAATTGGAAGAGTATATGGATTACGATGTTGGATCTTATTGTAAAGATGATTGGAACTTGGGTCAAAAGCTCATGGTTCACGGGTGTGATCCACTGCCTCGAAGACGTTGCTTGACACGAGCCTCTAAACTATACTtgagaccttattcgatcaacgAGTCACTTTGGAGGATACCAGAGGGAAGAAATGTGCGGTGGAGTAATTATCAGTGCAGAAACTTTGAGTGCTTATCTAGCAAGAATCCAAAACGAGGTTATTCAAAGTGCACCGGATGCTTCGAAATGGACAAGGAAAAACTCAAGTGGATTACAAACACTACCCTTCCTATAGATTTCTTGATCCAAGATGTTTTGTCAATCAAACCGGGGGAGATAAGAATCGGTTTGGATTTTGGTATAGGCACAGGGACATTTGCAGCACGAATGAGAGAGCAAAACGTGACCGTAGTTTCGACAGCCTTAAACTTAGGAGCCCCTTTTAGTGAAACCATTGCTTTAAGAGGCTTGATCCATTTATATCTGACATTGAACCAACGCCTACCCTTCTTTGATAACACGATGGACTTGATTCACACTGCAGGCTTTATGGATGGATGGCTCGACTTACAGCTGTTAGATTTCATCTTGTTCGACTGGGATCGTGTTTTGAGGCCAGGTGGATTGCTATGGATCGATAGGTTCTTCTGTAAAAGGAAAGACTTGGATGAGTACATGTATATGTTTTTGCAGTTCAGATATAGGAAACACAAGTGGGCGCTTGCTCCCAAATCTAAGGATGAAGTTTTTCTTTCAGCTTTGCTGGAGAAGCCTCCTAGATCACTTTAA
- the LOC142552140 gene encoding oligopeptide transporter 7-like → MEFSDQITHPLLTSNKEESNDPSSSLYQYSESEEENSPIPQVALTVSTTDDPSLPVLTFRMWFLGTLSCVLLSFLNQFFWYRKEPLSITAISAQIAVVPLGQLMAAKITDRVFFKGKRWEFTLNPGPFNMKEHVLITIFANSGAGTVYAIHVVTAVKIFYKQHLTFFVSLLVVITTQVLGFGWAGIFRRYLVEPAAMWWPANLVQVSLFRALHEAEERPKGGITRTQFFIIAFICSFAYYIFPGYLFEMLTSLSWICWIFPKSVLAQQLGSGLQGLGLGAIGLDWSTISSYLGSPLASPWFATANVAVGYFFVMYVVTPLSYWFNIYNAKTFPIFSDGLFTSSGQVYNISNIIDQNFHLDTEAYMRLGPLHLSTFFAMTYGVGFAALSATVVHVLLFHGREIWEQSRSSFKENKMDIHAKLMNKYRQVPEWWFWCILAANIALTIFACEYYNEQLQLPWWGVILACVIAIFFTLPIGIITAITNQSPGLNIITEYIIGYIYPGYPVANMCFKVYGYISMTQAITFLQDFNLGHYMKIPPRTMFMAQVVGTVIAAFVYLGTAWWLMETIPSICDKTTNSVWTCPGDHVFYDASVIWGLIGPRKIFGDQGTYKMVNWFFLGGAIAPLLVWLATKTFPNHEWIRLINMPVLIGATGNMPPATAVNYITWIIVGFLSGYVVYRYRPDLWQRHNYVLSGALDAGLAFMGVLLYMCLGLENIGLDWWGNDLDGCPYAACPTAKGIVYEGCPVVY, encoded by the exons ATGGAGTTCTCCGATCAAATAACTCATCCTCTCCTAA CATCAAACAAAGAGGAGAGCAACGACCCTTCATCCAGCTTGTATCAATACTCGGAATCGGAAGAAGAAAACTCACCAATCCCACAAGTGGCCCTCACGGTGTCAACAACAGATGACCCTTCCCTCCCAGTTCTCACTTTCAGAATGTGGTTCTTAGGCACACTTTCTTGTGTTCTTCTATCATTCCTTAACCAGTTCTTCTGGTACAGAAAGGAGCCATTGTCCATCACGGCCATCTCGGCTCAGATCGCTGTGGTGCCATTAGGCCAACTGATGGCTGCAAAGATCACGGATCGTGTGTTCTTCAAAGGGAAGAGATGGGAATTCACGCTGAATCCGGGGCCGTTCAACATGAAGGAGCATGTCCTTATCACCATATTTGCGAATTCAGGGGCCGGAACCGTGTATGCTATCCATGTTGTGACTGCTGTTAAGATTTTCTATAAGCAGCACCTCACCTTCTTTGTTTCCCTCCTTGTTGTCATCACAACACAG GTACTGGGATTTGGATGGGCTGGCATTTTTAGAAGGTATCTAGTGGAGCCAGCAGCAATGTGGTGGCCAGCCAATTTAGTGCAGGTTTCACTCTTCAG GGCTCTTCATGAGGCCGAAGAACGACCTAAGGGCGGCATAACTCGAACTCAATTCTTCATCATAGCATTCATCTGCAGTTTTGCTTACTACATATTCCCTGGCTATTTGTTTGAAATGCTTACCTCCCTCTCATGGATATGTTGGATCTTTCCTAAATCAGTTCTAGCCCAACAACTTGGGTCGGGTCTGCAAGGACTCGGGTTAGGAGCTATCGGGCTCGATTGGTCCACTATTTCATCATATCTTGGAAGTCCACTAGCAAGCCCATGGTTTGCCACAGCCAATGTAGCCGTTGGCTACTTCTTTGTTATGTATGTTGTGACTCCCCTTAGCTATTGGTTCAACATTTATAATGCCAAAACCTTCCCAATATTCTCCGATGGTCTCTTCACCTCGTCCGGACAAGTATACAACATATCTAACATAATCGACCAGAATTTCCATTTGGACACGGAGGCATATATGCGCCTAGGCCCTCTTCATCTCAGCACTTTTTTTGCCATGACATACGGTGTTGGATTTGCTGCACTCAGCGCTACAGTCGTGCATGTGCTTCTATTCCATGGAAG GGAAATATGGGAGCAAAGCAGATCAAGCTTTAAGGAAAACAAAATGGACATACACGCAAAACTGATGAACAAGTATAGGCAAGTACCCGAATGGTGGTTTTGGTGCATTCTTGCGGCAAATATAGCTTTAACTATCTTTGCCTGTGAATACTACAATGAACAACTTCAGCTTCCATGGTGGGGAGTCATCTTAGCCTGCGTAATCGCCATTTTCTTTACCCTACCAATCGGGATTATAACTGCTATCACCAACCAG TCACCTGGCTTGAACATCATAACCGAGTACATAATCGGGTACATATATCCTGGATATCCTGTTGCCAACATGTGCTTCAAGGTTTATGGTTACATAAGTATGACACAAGCTATTACTTTTCTTCAAGACTTCAACCTTGGACATTACATGAAGATCCCTCCAAGAACTATGTTCATGGCACAG GTTGTGGGCACCGTTATAGCTGCCTTTGTGTACTTGGGAACAGCATGGTGGCTAATGGAAACCATTCCAAGCATATGTGACAAGACCACTAACAGTGTGTGGACTTGCCCCGGTGACCACGTATTCTACGATGCTTCTGTGATATGGGGATTGATCGGCCCTCGAAAGATCTTTGGAGATCAAGGAACATACAAAATGGTAAACTGGTTTTTCCTCGGTGGAGCCATAGCTCCTCTGTTAGTGTGGTTGGCTACAAAAACCTTTCCAAATCACGAATGGATCCGACTCATTAACATGCCAGTCTTGATTGGTGCCACCGGGAACATGCCTCCGGCAACAGCTGTGAATTACATAACTTGGATAATCGTGGGATTTTTGTCTGGTTATGTAGTGTACAGATACAGGCCGGACTTGTGGCAACGACACAATTACGTTCTTTCGGGTGCGTTGGATGCTGGATTGGCCTTCATGGGAGTTCTGTTGTACATGTGCTTGGGACTCGAGAACATTGGACTTGATTGGTGGGGAAACGATCTTGATGGGTGCCCGTATGCAGCGTGCCCTACAGCAAAAGGAATAGTTTACGAAGGGTGCCCCGTTGTATATTAG
- the LOC142552141 gene encoding uncharacterized protein LOC142552141 isoform X1 — protein sequence MIPLTSTASPASSISLKPNFIPYLKPCHTRYNRFKILRQRRLRGGKCRAEFSADAPVTVAIGACILNSLVFPVAPSPEDVEAESLIDSADARFAVMGIISFIPYFNWMSWVFAWLDTGNRRYAVYALVYLAPYLRPNLSISPEESWLPIASILLCIAHIQLEASIKNGDLQGFQLFNEAARRVSSLTHKKNDKNYEEDREKGCHNLSSAPENFRNQIKDWNDPKKLVQDEERSSEDEDEDEDEDEDY from the exons ATGATCCCTCTCACCTCCACCGCATCTCCGGCATCTTCCATTTCGCTAAAACCCAATTTTATACCCTACCTCAAACCTTGTCATACCAGATATAATCGATTCAAAATACTCAGACAG AGGAGGTTAAGGGGTGGGAAGTGTAGAGCGGAGTTCTCGGCCGACGCGCCGGTGACCGTGGCAATCGGCGCGTGTATACTTAACTCTCTGGTTTTTCCTGTGGCTCCCTCACCGGAAGATGTGGAAGCAGAATCACTTATTGACTCGGCTGACGCGAGGTTTGCCGTGATGGGAATCATTAGCTTCATCCCTTATTTCAATTGGATg AGTTGGGTGTTTGCTTGGTTGGATACCGGAAATCGACGCTATGCAGTCTATGCTCTTGTCTATTTAGCTCCTTATTTGAG GCCAAATTTGTCAATATCTCCAGAGGAGAGCTGGCTGCCAATTGCTAGCATTCTTCTTTGCATCGCTCACATTCAG CTCGAAGCAAGTATTAAAAATGGAGATCTTCAGGGCTTCCAGTTATTTAATGAGGCAGCAAGACGTGTTTCGTCTCTTACGCATAAGAAGAATGACAAGAACTATGAAGAG GATAGAGAAAAGGGCTGCCATAATCTCTCATCGGCTCCCGAAAATTTTAGAAATCAGATAAAGGATTGGAACGACCCTAAGAAACTTGTCCAAGATGAAGAACGCTCGAGTGAAgatgaagatgaagatgaagatgaagatgaaGATTACTGA
- the LOC142552141 gene encoding uncharacterized protein LOC142552141 isoform X2 has translation MIPLTSTASPASSISLKPNFIPYLKPCHTRYNRFKILRQRRLRGGKCRAEFSADAPVTVAIGACILNSLVFPVAPSPEDVEAESLIDSADARFAVMGIISFIPYFNWMSWVFAWLDTGNRRYAVYALVYLAPYLRPNLSISPEESWLPIASILLCIAHIQLEASIKNGDLQGFQLFNEAARRVSSLTHKKNDKNYEERKGLP, from the exons ATGATCCCTCTCACCTCCACCGCATCTCCGGCATCTTCCATTTCGCTAAAACCCAATTTTATACCCTACCTCAAACCTTGTCATACCAGATATAATCGATTCAAAATACTCAGACAG AGGAGGTTAAGGGGTGGGAAGTGTAGAGCGGAGTTCTCGGCCGACGCGCCGGTGACCGTGGCAATCGGCGCGTGTATACTTAACTCTCTGGTTTTTCCTGTGGCTCCCTCACCGGAAGATGTGGAAGCAGAATCACTTATTGACTCGGCTGACGCGAGGTTTGCCGTGATGGGAATCATTAGCTTCATCCCTTATTTCAATTGGATg AGTTGGGTGTTTGCTTGGTTGGATACCGGAAATCGACGCTATGCAGTCTATGCTCTTGTCTATTTAGCTCCTTATTTGAG GCCAAATTTGTCAATATCTCCAGAGGAGAGCTGGCTGCCAATTGCTAGCATTCTTCTTTGCATCGCTCACATTCAG CTCGAAGCAAGTATTAAAAATGGAGATCTTCAGGGCTTCCAGTTATTTAATGAGGCAGCAAGACGTGTTTCGTCTCTTACGCATAAGAAGAATGACAAGAACTATGAAGAG AGAAAAGGGCTGCCATAA